The Sphingorhabdus lutea genome segment AATGGTATTTCTGGCCATTTTATGCAATTTTGCGTGCTTTCACCGTTGATTTTGGCATTCCTGCCATTGGCAGCTTTGGTGGATTGACCATCATCCCTGCGAAATTATTGGGCGTGTTGGCGATGTTTGGTTCGATTGCATTATTATTTGTCTTGCCTTGGCTTGATGATTCGCCAGTGCGTTCGGGTACATATCGCCCCTTGTTTAAGAAGTTTTTCTTCTTTGGCTTAATTCCTAGCATCATCATTTTGGGAATTTGCGGTGTGATGCCAGCAGAAACATTTTGGTTGATTTTGGCCCAGATTGCCGGCGTATATTATTTCGCCCATTTCTTGATCATTTTGCCAATCATCTCAAAAATTGAAAAGCCATTGCCATTACCTGCTTCGATTACCGAAGCTGTAACCGGCAAGCCGCTTGACATGAACGCGGCATAAGAATTCGGAGTATATAATCATGGTACGTATTATCGCATTTCTTGTTGGCGGATTCTTCTCGCTCATGTTGCTATTGGCTTTGGGAAACACCATTTATTTGGGAATTACCGAACCTGCGGCAAAAACGGCGGAGCATGAATTCCACAAAAAGCCGGAAAAGGTGGATTTTTCCTTTAACGGCCCATTGGGGAAATATGACAGGCCGCAATTGCAACGTGGTTTGAAAGTGTTTCAGGAGGTTTGCGCTGCATGCCACTCATTGAAATTGGTGGCATTTCGTAACTTTGCCGATCTTGGTTATGATGAGGGTCAGGTAAAGGCGATTGCTGCGGCATGGCCAACCGAAACACCATCAATCGACCCCAATACGGGTGAAGCGACAACGCGTAAATCTTTGCCGATTGATAAAATTCCTTCGCCCTATGCCAATGAAGTAATGGCGCGCGCGGCAAATAATAATGCCCTGCCACCTGATTTGTCATTGATTACAAAGGCGCGTCATGATGGTTCAAATTATGTTTATTCATTATTGACCGGATATCAGGCACAGCCAGCCGAATTGGTGAAACAATTTCCTGATTCAAAAACAGGTAAGGGGCTTCATTATAATCCATATTTTGCGAATCTTAACATTGCCATGAACAAACCATTAAATGATGGGCAGGTCACTTTTGATGATGGGGCGCCCAATGATGTAAAATCAATGGCGAAAGATGTTTCGGCATTTTTGACATGGACCGCAGAACCAAAAATGGAAAATCGCAAATCTGGTGGCTTGGCCACATTAGGTTTCTTGCTATTTTTCACCGTTCTTACCTATATGTCATATCGCAGCATTTGGGCCGGTCAAAAGGATTAAGCCAAAAAGGTTAAGGTCAAACAGGCTTTAAAAAATAAGGGAAAGGGGCGTCCAATGGGCGCCCTTTTTTTTACAGATTATTGCAAGATAATGATTCAGGTGATTGACAGCGCGGCCGCACAGTGGCAATAGCCGCTTCATCAGATGATTAGCCAATAAAGTTGCTTTTCATGAAGCGGGTATAGCATAGTGGTAATGCACTAGCCTTCCAAGCTAGCTAGAGGGGTTCGATTCCCCTTACCCGCTCCAACTTCATACTGGAAATTCATGTTATTCTTGCTTGGCAAGATTGTCTTCGGTTTTGCCTAATCCAATTTCTGCGTCCCATTGCCTGTCCTAATATTTCCTTCATAAAAATATGTTTGACGCGCGAAAAATTGCGCACTAATGCGGCGTTTAGGTAAATGGTTCTCTGTAACAAGGGATGAAAAGGGAAGCA includes the following:
- a CDS encoding cytochrome c1; amino-acid sequence: MVRIIAFLVGGFFSLMLLLALGNTIYLGITEPAAKTAEHEFHKKPEKVDFSFNGPLGKYDRPQLQRGLKVFQEVCAACHSLKLVAFRNFADLGYDEGQVKAIAAAWPTETPSIDPNTGEATTRKSLPIDKIPSPYANEVMARAANNNALPPDLSLITKARHDGSNYVYSLLTGYQAQPAELVKQFPDSKTGKGLHYNPYFANLNIAMNKPLNDGQVTFDDGAPNDVKSMAKDVSAFLTWTAEPKMENRKSGGLATLGFLLFFTVLTYMSYRSIWAGQKD